Genomic DNA from Methanosarcina sp. MTP4:
GGTTGGTCATAGTATGACAGACAGAAACGTATCCGCTGAAAAACCGGAGAAACGGTCAGCAGGGATTGCCGCAGCCCGGCTTGTCAGCTCCGGCACGGTTGTAGGGCTCGGGACCGGCTCAACGGTTGCATACACGATTAAAGAACTCGGAAGGCAGGTCCGGGAAGAGGGACTTAACATCCTGGGAGTCGTTACCTCATACCAGTCCGAGATGCTCGCTATCGAATCCGGAATCCCCCTGACCACCCTTGCCCAACACCAGGAACTCGACCTTGCCATTGACGGGGCAGACCAGGTAGACGCAAAAATGTATGCTATCAAGGGAGGGGGAGCCGCTCACACCCGGGAAAAGATCGTCTCTGTTTCTGCAAAACGCTTTGTTGTGGTTGCTGATGACTCTAAAATGAGCGAGGAACTTGACCGGGAAGTGCCCGTGGAAGTCCTGCCCTTTGCAAAGGAGCTCGTCGTGAAAAAAATCCGGGAACTCGGGGGGAAACCCGAACTCAGAATGGCGTCCCGGAAAGACGGCCCCGTGATTACGGACAACGGGAATTTCGTTCTCGATGTGGCTTTTGGCGTGATAGAAGACCCCGCAGCCCTCTCCCTCCAGCTGTCTGCAATTCCCGGTGTTGTCGAGCACGGGATTTTTTCCAATGTTGACGAGGTCTACATCGGGAAAACGGACGGGTCCGTGGAAATCATTAAAAAATAAGATCATTAAGAAGTCATTGAGATGTACGATCATTGATAATTAAATATAGATGTTATTGGTATGTACAATTATTGATAAGTAAGATCATTTAGAAGTCATTTAGAATTACGATCACTGGCAATTAAATAGAAAAGTGCTGCGGAAATAAGGCCGGATTTAAATCCGGACAAAATTTCTGTTTTGCATCCCTGAAAAAAGGAAACGGAACGGGTGTATATGCTCGTTTTGTTCTTCTGCTATCCGGGTTGTTGAATGGAATTTACATTTCCGAAGACCGGCATATTTTTATAGAAGTATTATCAGTACTTTTGTGATCAAATCCTTCTTCGATGCGCTTAAATTATTTGCAGGTGGAAGTAACAGGATAATCTGTGAGAGTTACTCTTATGTGAGATATAC
This window encodes:
- the rpiA gene encoding ribose 5-phosphate isomerase A; protein product: MTDRNVSAEKPEKRSAGIAAARLVSSGTVVGLGTGSTVAYTIKELGRQVREEGLNILGVVTSYQSEMLAIESGIPLTTLAQHQELDLAIDGADQVDAKMYAIKGGGAAHTREKIVSVSAKRFVVVADDSKMSEELDREVPVEVLPFAKELVVKKIRELGGKPELRMASRKDGPVITDNGNFVLDVAFGVIEDPAALSLQLSAIPGVVEHGIFSNVDEVYIGKTDGSVEIIKK